GGCCTTCAGCGCCGCGTAAGCGGCGTCGTCGATCCCCAGCTCCTTGAGCAGCGCGCGGTTGTGCTCGCCGATCTTCGGTGCCGGCGTGCGGATCGAGGCCGGCGTGCCGGCGAGCCGCGGCACGACGTGGTGCATGGGGAACTGGCCGACCTCGGAGTCGGGATAGTCGGCGATCAGCTCGCGCTCGAGGATGTGCGGATCCTCCATGATCTGGCGCACGTCGTAGATCGGGCCGATGGTGACCTCTTCCTTCTCGAAGAAGGCGACGTTCTCCGCCTGGCTGCGAGCGCCGACGAACGCACCGATGATGGCGTCGAGCTCCTCGGCGTGCTTCACGCGCTGGGCGTTGGTCATGTAGCGCGGATCGCGATTGAGATCGTCGCGGCCGATCGAGCGGAACAGGCGCTCGGCCATCTTCTGCGTCGAGGCCGAGAGGCAGACGTAGAGCCCGTCCTTCGTCCTGTAGGCGTTGCGCGGCGCGGCGTTGGTCGAGCGGCTGCCGGTGCGCGGCTTGACCTTGCCGTTGAGCCGGTAGTTCGCGGCCTGCGGACCCAGCACCGCGAGCATCGGATCGAGCAGCGGCAGGTCGATCACCTGGCCCTTGCCACCGTTCATCTCGACCTCGCGCAGTGCGATCATCGCGCCCGAGGCGCCGTAGAGTCCGGCCACCGTGTCGGCGAGATACATCGGCGGCAGCACCGGCTCGCGGTCACCGAAGCCGTTGAACGAGGCGAAGCCGGACATGCCCTCGACCAGCGTGCCGAAGCCGGGACGCCTGGCGTAGGGGCCGTCCTGGCCCCAGCCGGAGATGCGCACGATCACCAGCCTGGGATTGCGCGCCAGCAGCACCTCGGGCCCCAGCCCCATCTTTTCCAGGGTGCCGGGGCGGAAGCTCTCGACGAACATCTGGGCCGAGGGCACGAGGTCGAGCAGCAGCTTGCGCGCGCTGGGCTTGCGCAGCTCCAGCCCGAGGCTCTTTTTGTTGCGCGCGTAGATCTTCCAGTTGGTCTCGACGTCGTTGACCTTCCAGCCGCGCAAGGTGTCGCCGGCCGGCGGCTCGACCTTGATCACCTCGGCGCCGAAATCGCCCAGCACCTGGGTCAGCATGTTGCCGGCCACCAGCCGCGACAGGTCGAGCACGCGCACGCCGGCCAGCGGCGCCTTCGCCCCTGGCGTGTAATCCCGTCGCTTCAGCGAAGCCGTCATCATCCACTCCGTACAGTGCTGCCGGCTGGATGATAGCGCGCGTCGCGGCCAGGAGTCGCTCGGCGCGGAAGCGGATGGTGATGTCGGGCGGCTATCGACGTCCCGCAGGCTTCAGTTTTCGCGCCGCGGTCGGCTGAAGGCCTGCATCATCTCGCGTGCCAGCTCCTCGGGCGCGCGGCCGGCGCTCAGCGACTCGGGGATCTGCCGGTCGATCAGCAGATGGGCGATGCCGTGCACGAAGGCC
The window above is part of the Alphaproteobacteria bacterium genome. Proteins encoded here:
- a CDS encoding CoA transferase — encoded protein: MMTASLKRRDYTPGAKAPLAGVRVLDLSRLVAGNMLTQVLGDFGAEVIKVEPPAGDTLRGWKVNDVETNWKIYARNKKSLGLELRKPSARKLLLDLVPSAQMFVESFRPGTLEKMGLGPEVLLARNPRLVIVRISGWGQDGPYARRPGFGTLVEGMSGFASFNGFGDREPVLPPMYLADTVAGLYGASGAMIALREVEMNGGKGQVIDLPLLDPMLAVLGPQAANYRLNGKVKPRTGSRSTNAAPRNAYRTKDGLYVCLSASTQKMAERLFRSIGRDDLNRDPRYMTNAQRVKHAEELDAIIGAFVGARSQAENVAFFEKEEVTIGPIYDVRQIMEDPHILERELIADYPDSEVGQFPMHHVVPRLAGTPASIRTPAPKIGEHNRALLKELGIDDAAYAALKAEGAVAEGGSAGNDEE